The Zea mays cultivar B73 chromosome 7, Zm-B73-REFERENCE-NAM-5.0, whole genome shotgun sequence DNA segment agcgcctgtcccgtcctcggtcccgcgcggccaaccttctctgagaaggccctggtccttccttttatagtcgtaaggagaggatccaggtgtacaatggggatgtagcagagtgctacgtgtctagcggagggagagctagcgccctaggtacatgccaatgtggcagccggagagatctgggcaccctgctggcgtgatgtcgtggctgtcggaggtgcggcggagcctgatggagggacagctgttggagcggtcgagtccctgctgacgttgtcctgcttccgtaagagagctgggggccgccgtcgtcatagagcttgtggagcgccatcattgcccctctggcggagctggccggatgagacgccggtcttgtccttcgtgacccgagtcgattcggggtgggatgatgatggcgtctcctgttgacgtggcggtctgtgctctaggcagggcgacgtggggtttcctccgaagccgaggttgagtctgccttctgttgccgtggccgagcccgagccaaggggtcgggcgaggcggaagttgttcagccgaggccagggcggagtccgagccctggggtcaggcggagcggagttcgccgtcttccggatcttagcccgagtccgagtcctggggtcgggcggagcggagttcgccgtcttccgggtcttagcccgagtccgagccctggggtcgggcggagcggagttcgccgtcttccgggtcttagcccgagtccgagccctggggtcgggcggagcggagttcgccgtcttccgggtcttagcccgagtccgagccctggggtcgggcggagcggagttcgccgtcttccgggtcttagcccgagtccgagccctggggtcgggcggagcggagttcgccgtcttccgggtcttagcccgagtccgagccctggggtcgggcggagcggagttcgccgtggcgcctttggcaaggcctgattgcctgtcagactcactctgtcgagtggcactgcagtcggagtggcgcaggcggcgctgtccttctgtcagactggccagtggagcggtggagtgacggtggtcacctcggctctgccgggggcgcgtgtcaggatagaggtgtcaggccacctttgcgttaaatgcccctgcaatttggtcagttggtgtggtgatttagtcaaggttgcttctgagcgaagccaaggccttgggcgagccggtgatgtgtccgccataaaaagggggcctcgggcgagacggaagtctctcgaggtcggctgccttcggccgaggctaggctcgggtgaagcgtgatcgagtctctcgtgtggactgatccctgacttaatcgtgcccatcaggcctttgcagctttatgctgatgggggttaccagctgagaattaggcgtcttgagggtacccctaattatggtccccgacaataactATGCCAGCGAAGAAATATCAATCACTTAATGGTTAGCTATTTTCGATAACAAACTAAAAAAAGTTTTTAGACCTACAGTGTAGAGCCTTTTCAATTATTTTTTTGTGGATTGAGCTTGTTATAGAAAATAGCAAAAATACTAGTGTTCGAGAGGTCTCTCGCCAAATGTTCATATTAATGCAAACTGTTGTTTAAACCGGATTTCGAAATTCAAACAAACGGAAGGGCCTCCAAGTTAGGACGAAACCAATCACGAAAAGGCGCGGGACCAGGAGACgatatagatgtccaaacggacCACCCGGCACGGATCCGGTCCGAACCCGTTTCGGCCCGGTACGAATAGGGTCGGGCCAGGCACGACCCGTTGATGCTTCGGGCCGGATCGGGCTGGCCCACGTGCCTAGGGACATGCCCAAACCCGGCACGCACAGGGAaaaatcgtgccgggccggcccgttggcCCGGTGGGCCTCAACGGACCGGGCCGGGCACTGGCCCGAACCAAAAGTAGAACggtatataaatacatatatttaataaaattaatcatatataataacatattatttatatatattaagaCAACAAAATATTTATGTATGCATTTTATATATGTTTGGCCGTGTATTTAGTATTTATATACTACgagagaattaaatgtatttacaTATTTAGTATTTACATAAATATGCGGGCCGCCGTCGGGCCGACCCATTTATCGGGCCGGACCAGGCCAAAGCACGCGGGCCGCCGTATCTGCCCATACCCGGCccgctaaacgggccgtgccggcctgGGCCCGTAACCGACCGTGTCGGGCTGTGTTTGGACCGGGCTAAATTCGTGTCGTGCCACGGGCCAAACGGGCGGCCCGcactgtttggacatctataggaGACGATATCTAAGGAAGTATACCTTCGGAACACCTTTGGAGCAATCTTTGGTAAATAAGCATGTGAAGATACTTAGGGAGTTAGGGCTGATTTGTTCACTTGGAAATTGGCGAGGGTCTATCGGAGAATTGGACAGGAAGATGATTTATCTTCTATGGACCCCTCCAATCCTCTGATCACCAAAACCAGCCCTTAGAGAGAAGAAAATACTGTGTGTGACATGTTTCTCCTGTATCCGTATGATTGGTTACCTGCACCGTCTCGTTCTAGATCACCACATGCGTTGACTTTATTTAAGTTTTTGTTTGGTTAGCTGTATACGGGAGACACATACTGTACGAGTGGATGCAAAACAAATCAATTTAAGACCATTTACCTGCATCCCAGGATACATCCAAAATGACCGTACCAGTCCGGCAGGGCTCGCCCGAGTATGTGCATCCGCATGCAACTGTCCAAACAGATGGTATGTGATTGTACGTCTTCGGCTTCAAAGAGACCAGCCATTCGTAACTTGGCGCCCTAGCCGCTTCTCCCACCAGAGCTTCTCAAGCTATAACCACAACGAAGCCTTTTCTATTGGCATGCTCTTTGTCTAAGATGTACACCTTCGGAACACCTTAGCTTTGAAGCAATATTTGGTAAATAAGCATAGGAAGATACTTAGGGCTGATTTGTTGACTAGGTAATTGGTGAGGATCTATGGGAGGAATCCTCTTTCTATTCTAAATTAAATAGAAATGAGATTTCTCTTTCATGGATCTACTCCAATTCTTATCTGTTCAATCCTCTTTTTtactttagggctagtttgggaactccaATTTCCCATGGGGTTTATATTTTccaaagggaaattagttcattttcctatgggaaaatagaaatctctTGGGAAATTgttgttcccaaactagcccttagagaGAAGAAAATACGTGTGTGACATGTTTCTCCTGTATGTGATTGTACGTCTCCGGCTTCAAAGAGACCAGCCATTTGTAACTTCGCGCCCTAGCCGCTTCTCCCACCAGAGCTTCTCAAGGTATAACCACAACGAAGCCTTTTCTATCGGCATGCTCTTTGTCTAATAAGATGTTAAGCGTATATCCTTTaccgaagaaaaagaagaagctgtTTGAAATCTTTTTATGGACATCGTTTTCTAAATCAACCACATGTCAATTCTTACTTACGTTTCCCTTTGACCTGCGACGTACACCTGCGTTAACCTGAAGAGCTTTGTAAATTACCTATATAACTTGCGTCGTTAATCATGCGTGGTGACTTGACGAGGGCAAACGACGGAGAAAGATAAGCGCCAATACGCCATTGAGGCGAGAGGTATGCACAGAATAATGTCGCAGCTAGCTAGCTGGAGCTGGAGGTCAGTTACATTACCAGGGGACGACGATTAACTTAGTACATTAGTACTAGCTGCTGCTGGGTAGTAAACAAACACGTGATCGTCGATCAGGAATATGAGTACGAGTACGTGGCTAGGAGCAGAGTACATGCGGCAGGACGATCAAGCCGCTGCTAGCTGCTAGGACTAGGAGCAGAACGCACACCCCTAAAAAAAACAAGTCCTCGCGTGCGTCTTGCTCACCGGTGCCCCGTTTCTGCGGTCACACTTGAGAAACACACACATATGAATGCGTGCTTCTGTTGATCTGATACGCAGGATCATCGCATCGATCATCGATGGGGTAGTAGGGGTAGGGTAGATAGCAGCAGGTGGAGGCCAGTGGCCTGGCCGGCAGACGATGCGTGGACTGGAGCCACCAGAGCTCCCGCAGCAGCAGCGATCGTCGCGCGGCCGATCAGCGGGCGATCTCGGCCAGGAGCGAGGCGTTGTAGCCGACCTGCTCGATCTCCCACCGCAGCTTGGGCGTCGCCGGGTCCTCGTCCTGCACGGCCTCGTACCCCTGCGTGTACGCTCAGAGAAACTCATCACTGTTTTCACCATCGAGTAGTATCTTAAGATGCAATACCGGCCAAGACTGTTTCAATTCATCTCTAGCGAGTGTAGAGGTGAAAGAAAGGAGAGAAGAATCTCAGTCTGTGGACGCTTTTGGGGAGCGTGCGTGCGTGTGGAAACCAAAGGAACCGATGCCGTTGCGCACAGGGCAGCGCAGCAGCAAGCAGCAGGCAGAGAGAAAGCAGGCGAGCGTGGAATGTGACACTGCCGCGCCGCCTGTGTGTGGCTGTTCTGTTTGGATGACGACCAGACCAAAAAAAAAGAGGCCGTGCGTGCCTCGTGCCAGGCCTGACCAAGTCATCATCCATCAAGGACGACGGCCAGCGAGTCCCGTGGCGGCAGCGGCACCAAGCGACTTTGGATGGTGATGATGATTCGACAAATCAATCTATACTATACATACCTCCAGCTTCTGGACGAGTTCCCTGGCGTCGGGGGCGCTGACGAAGATGTGGCGCTGGGAGGGCTTGATGAAcccgtcgtccaccgccttgtcgATGAACGCCAGCAGGAAGTCGTAGTACCCGTCCACGTTCAGCAGGCCCACCTGCATGCATGCGCCACACACAGACACAGTTGTTGGGTGGGGACTGGAGTTGTTTGTTGTTGTCAGCCAGTGTGTGTGTTGTCCGGTGCTGCAGGCCGGTTTCATCAGTCCATGCCCTTGGCGTGCAGAGGCATGCAGTGTACAGTACAGCTGATGCCTCCGTGTCCACCACCCCCACGACGACAGGGGGGGTACGCGCGCGTGAGTGGTGGTGTGTCATGTCACTCATGTGTGCTGCAAAACGCGCTCACCGGCTTGCTGTGGATGCCCAGCTGCGCCCACGCGATCACCTCCAGGAGCTCGTCCAGCGTCCCGTACCCGCCTgcaattaataacaaacccatatACCGTACATGCATGGCTCAACGGTGCTGCCGGCTGCTAGCTAGTGTCCGGAGCTAGGGGCGGTGATCGATGCAACAGGCAGGAGGATTACCCGGGAGCGCGATGAAGGCATCGGAGTTGCGCGCCATCTCCGCCTTGCGCTGGTGCATCCCCGCCACGGCCCGCACCTCGCCCACCGTCTCCCCGGTGATCTGCATGCACGCACGCACGTGGCCACAGTCGTAGTTAGTTAGACGAGCTGCGGGGGCGGGCTGATAAGGACCTGCCGCGTCTGGCTCTTGTTTTCGTCTCACCTCCTTTCCCATGAGACTGGTCGGTATGATGCTGCAGCAGGCCAGAGCAGcgaaacaaaaacaaaaacaaaaaacaaaGCAGTCAGCTGGCTGTATGTATGAAGTATGAtcgagagacagagagagagatttgGTGATCGAGAGGCGGTGAACGGCCGGCCGGCCGGAGCCGGACAAGAGGAGGAGACTGACCCAATGACATGGCCGCCGCCCCTGTGCACGGCCTCGGAGACCTCCCCCATGAGCCCCAGGCTGCCTCCGCCGTACACCAAATCCACCTTCCTCGACACCTGCGCGTCCAACGTCCATCCACAACCAGCCAGCCAGTGTCAGGCACTACTCCACCGACGACGATCGTCGGGTCGACGAACCAAACCGAACAGAGGTATGCATGCCTATGCTCACTCACCAGCTCCTTGCCGAGCTCGACGGCGGCGTCGCGGTAGCTGctgcgcttgccggagctgctcCCGCAGAACACGCACACCCGCCTGAACCTGCTGCCGGACCCCTTGCCCGCGCCGCCGTTctccgcctccgccgccgccggcccTTCCATCGTCTCCGCGCGCGACAGGGCTTCTCGCTCTTGATGGGCGCTGCGGCCTGCGGAGCGGAAAGAGAGAAGCAGCTGCTTGCGTTGCGTGTGGCGTGGCGCTGTGTGGCCGATGGATTGGCCGGCGGatgtatatataaataaataaataaataaataaataaataataataggcGCGCTTTTGGGCTGGGGCCGGAGCCGGGGCCCCGCGGAAACATGAGTTCTTGATGAATGAGTCCACGAATGTTTGAGAGGGAGGACTGATCGATTCGCGCTGCTGAGGGTACACGGCAGCTAGTGTTCATAATTAAGCTGCCCATTTATTAGGGAGCGCCCATGCATGTGCCGGAAGTAATTGTAATCCCGCCGTCCCGTCCGATCGTTCAAGCTGAGGCACGGCGCCGTCACAGCACAGTGGTGGCGCTTGGTGTGGTGCGGTAAGGTTGCGGGCAGGCGAGCAGTGGTAGTGGTACCGGCCACAGCAGCGGATTCCAATAGTCAAAGATAAAATAAATGCATATTTAAACTAGATTCTAGATGTCTTTATATTGTAGCGAGAGGAGATACCTCAGGACTTGCTGGTATGCCTggtttcctaattaatctttATACTCCAGATCATACACCTCGATCTCTTTTTCATCGTCCCCGCCCCTCTGGAAGAGGCCTTGTTACAGAAAGCCGAGCAGCTTTGTAACCGCGGATAGCAGCTAGCCCGCGCATGCTATAGCATAAGGTTGGATTCACGGAGGTATAGATAGATGGCTGGAAAAGTATAGAGACGTTCGGAGCGAGAAATCGTCGACTGCATAAACTCCGGTCTGCGTGTTGATTTGTTCGATGAGATCGAAGCCGTCTGTCGCGGTGGCATACAAATCGATTCTAAGAATGCTAGATAAATACAATGCGGATTTAAACTAGATTATTATAATCTATCTGAAAACCATAAACATCTACCCCCCGTTACAACGACTCCACATCCTATAAATACATCTTTAACAGATGCATGGGACCTGAAAACTGGACCCCTGCAGGTTTTTTGCACGTTTTTCGGTCATAGTATTTGATCGATATAGTAGTTGAGAGGTGGGTAGTGCTAGCAGTAGCAGGGTATTGTAGCAGTAATATAAAGAGTATCCTTTCCGGCGCCTTATCCGATACCGATAGCAAGCATGTGGCCCGCTTGCAAGCCCAGCTCTTCAACAGAAGCTGAATCCGCCGCCGCCGACTGTTTGGATGAGACTGAAATTCTCCTCCTCTCCTTTCGGCTTCGGTTTCGCGTGGGGGGTGTATCAGGCGAGTAGGCGACCAACGTACTCCTACTTAGtcatgtttgtttcagcttatagattatataatctagattataatctagatatatTATAATCTATATGTAGTTGTTAGTTAGTT contains these protein-coding regions:
- the LOC100272861 gene encoding Probable cytokinin riboside 5'-monophosphate phosphoribohydrolase LOGL9, with amino-acid sequence MEGPAAAEAENGGAGKGSGSRFRRVCVFCGSSSGKRSSYRDAAVELGKELVSRKVDLVYGGGSLGLMGEVSEAVHRGGGHVIGIIPTSLMGKEITGETVGEVRAVAGMHQRKAEMARNSDAFIALPGGYGTLDELLEVIAWAQLGIHSKPVGLLNVDGYYDFLLAFIDKAVDDGFIKPSQRHIFVSAPDARELVQKLEGYEAVQDEDPATPKLRWEIEQVGYNASLLAEIAR